The Lutibacter profundi genome includes a region encoding these proteins:
- a CDS encoding ABC transporter ATP-binding protein: MKVESKHIIKTNNLSIGYTSRKEVNTIASNLNIQLKKGNLVCLLGKNGIGKSTLLRTLTKVQPALNGEIFINNQNLNTLNNLNLSKSLSLVLTERLPESNLSVFELVALGRQPYTNWVGKLTDNDLQFINTALEQTNTTHLIHSRYYELSDGQLQKVLIARALAQNTDLIILDEPTAHLDLHHTLETFTLLKKLAVNFNKTIIVSTHEINLALQLADELWLMTPSNFVSGKTNTLIANNYVNQLFDSNLIHFNKTLKQFTISNSQ, translated from the coding sequence TTGAAAGTAGAAAGTAAACATATTATTAAAACCAACAATTTAAGTATTGGATACACTTCAAGAAAAGAAGTAAATACCATAGCTTCAAACCTCAATATTCAATTAAAGAAAGGAAATTTAGTGTGTTTACTGGGTAAAAACGGCATAGGTAAATCTACCTTATTAAGAACGCTAACAAAGGTACAACCCGCTTTAAATGGTGAAATTTTTATTAACAATCAAAACCTAAATACGTTAAACAATCTCAACTTATCAAAATCCCTCAGTTTAGTTTTAACTGAACGATTGCCTGAAAGCAATTTATCTGTTTTTGAATTGGTAGCTCTTGGAAGGCAACCATATACAAATTGGGTTGGAAAATTAACAGACAATGACTTGCAATTTATAAATACTGCCCTTGAACAAACAAACACAACCCACTTAATACACTCAAGGTATTATGAACTAAGTGATGGTCAATTGCAAAAAGTGTTAATAGCTAGAGCATTAGCTCAAAACACCGATTTAATTATTCTAGACGAGCCAACCGCACATTTAGATTTGCACCATACCCTTGAAACTTTTACACTGTTAAAAAAATTAGCAGTAAACTTTAACAAAACAATTATAGTATCTACTCATGAAATTAACTTAGCATTACAATTGGCTGATGAATTGTGGCTAATGACTCCTTCAAATTTTGTTTCAGGAAAAACAAATACGCTAATAGCTAATAATTATGTAAATCAACTTTTTGATTCAAATTTAATTCATTTTAACAAAACATTAAAGCAGTTCACCATTTCTAACTCTCAATAA
- a CDS encoding FecCD family ABC transporter permease translates to MNPIKSYRTIFVLLTLALLLTIFINISLGSVSIPLKQIFLSFYTGEVEKESWKSIVLNYRLPKAITAIIVGSGLSISGLLMQTLFRNPLAGPFVLGISSGASLGVAILILGASFLGVTITTYAFTNWGMAIAASLGAFLVLSAVMLAAVKVRNTMSILIIGLMFGSLTAAIISVLAYFSSASQLQQYLFWSFGSLGNLSWAEINALLVVFLIGVLLVTLIIKPLNSLLLGENYAKSMGVNVKQTRNLTLISTSLLTGVITAFSGPIAFIGLAVPHLTKLMFHTSNHKILLPAVAISGAIIMLICDSIAQLPNSEYTLPINAITSLFGAPIIIWLLIRKRKINY, encoded by the coding sequence ATAAATCCAATAAAATCATATAGAACTATTTTTGTATTGTTAACTTTAGCATTACTCCTAACTATCTTTATAAATATTAGTTTAGGTTCAGTTTCAATACCTTTAAAACAAATTTTTCTATCATTTTACACAGGTGAAGTAGAAAAAGAATCTTGGAAATCTATTGTTTTAAACTACCGGCTACCTAAGGCAATCACAGCTATTATTGTTGGATCTGGCTTATCAATTAGTGGCTTATTAATGCAAACTCTTTTTAGAAATCCGCTTGCAGGACCTTTTGTTTTAGGAATAAGCTCTGGCGCAAGTTTAGGGGTTGCAATTTTAATTTTAGGAGCCTCTTTTTTAGGAGTAACTATTACAACTTATGCATTTACAAATTGGGGAATGGCAATTGCTGCTAGTTTAGGTGCTTTCTTAGTACTCTCTGCTGTAATGTTAGCTGCAGTTAAGGTTAGAAACACCATGTCAATATTAATTATAGGATTAATGTTTGGTAGTTTAACTGCCGCTATTATTAGTGTATTGGCCTATTTTAGCAGTGCTAGTCAATTACAACAATATTTATTTTGGAGTTTTGGAAGTTTAGGAAATCTTAGCTGGGCAGAAATTAATGCTCTGTTAGTTGTATTTTTAATTGGAGTTCTATTGGTTACTCTTATTATAAAGCCCTTAAACAGCCTGCTTTTAGGTGAAAATTATGCAAAAAGTATGGGTGTAAATGTAAAACAAACTCGTAATTTAACATTAATTTCAACCAGTTTATTAACAGGAGTTATTACTGCTTTTTCTGGGCCTATAGCATTTATAGGCTTAGCAGTTCCTCATTTAACAAAATTAATGTTTCATACATCAAATCATAAAATATTATTACCTGCTGTTGCAATTAGCGGTGCAATTATTATGTTAATTTGCGATAGCATTGCCCAATTGCCAAATAGTGAATATACACTTCCTATTAATGCTATTACTTCATTATTTGGAGCGCCCATAATTATTTGGTTATTGATAAGAAAACGTAAAATAAATTATTAA
- a CDS encoding M28 family metallopeptidase translates to MKNLLLFILSTVFLSCGSNYSISSSSIITGKIATKYANTITSNDLKKLLYTVASDEFKGRETGELGQKKAAEFLKNFYIAHAIKSPYGGNDYFQAIPTEHLKLGINPSENVVAFIKGNEKPHEIIILSAHYDHLGVKNGKTYYGADDDGSGTVAILEIAEAFQKAAEEGNKPKRSILFLHVTGEEKGLLGSKYYTNFPIFPLKNTVVDLNIDMIGRVDTIHTFSPNYIYLIGSNKLSTALHQLSEEINNKFTKLNLDYTYNSDDDPNRFYYRSDHYSFAKNNIPIIFYFNGTHKDYHKASDTPDKINYELLAKRTQLIFYTAWELANRNTRIKVDKQ, encoded by the coding sequence ATGAAAAATTTATTACTATTCATTTTATCAACAGTATTTTTAAGTTGTGGAAGTAATTATAGTATTTCCAGTTCTTCTATTATTACAGGAAAAATAGCCACTAAATATGCAAACACTATAACTTCTAACGATTTAAAAAAACTTTTATATACGGTTGCTTCTGATGAATTTAAAGGTAGAGAAACTGGTGAGTTAGGTCAAAAAAAAGCTGCTGAATTTTTAAAAAATTTTTATATAGCGCATGCTATCAAATCTCCGTACGGCGGAAATGATTATTTTCAAGCAATTCCTACTGAGCATCTAAAACTAGGTATAAATCCTTCAGAAAATGTAGTGGCTTTTATTAAAGGAAACGAGAAGCCTCATGAAATTATTATACTCTCTGCTCACTATGACCATCTTGGAGTGAAAAATGGTAAAACATATTATGGAGCCGATGATGATGGTTCTGGAACTGTTGCCATTTTAGAAATTGCTGAAGCATTTCAAAAAGCAGCTGAAGAAGGAAATAAACCAAAAAGGTCTATATTGTTTTTACATGTTACGGGTGAAGAAAAAGGATTGTTAGGCTCTAAATATTATACGAATTTTCCTATTTTTCCGTTAAAAAATACGGTAGTAGACTTAAATATAGATATGATTGGACGTGTTGATACAATTCACACATTTAGTCCTAATTATATTTATTTAATAGGTTCAAACAAATTGAGTACAGCGCTTCATCAATTATCAGAAGAAATAAATAATAAGTTTACAAAATTAAATTTAGACTACACGTATAATAGTGACGACGACCCTAACCGCTTCTATTATAGATCTGACCATTACAGCTTTGCTAAAAACAACATCCCTATAATTTTCTATTTTAATGGAACGCATAAAGACTATCATAAAGCCTCTGATACACCTGATAAAATTAACTATGAACTATTAGCAAAACGAACTCAGCTTATTTTTTATACAGCTTGGGAATTAGCAAACAGAAATACTCGAATTAAAGTTGATAAGCAATAG